From Prionailurus viverrinus isolate Anna chromosome B2, UM_Priviv_1.0, whole genome shotgun sequence, the proteins below share one genomic window:
- the LOC125166214 gene encoding trace amine-associated receptor 2, with product MYSFMAAAIFITVFGNLAMIISISFFKQLHTPTNFLILSMAVTDFLLGLTIMPYSMVRSVETCWYFGLTFCKIHYSFDLMLSITSIFHLCSVAIDRFYAICYPLRYCTKMTIPLIKRLLFLCWSVPGAFAFGVVFSEAYADGIEGYDILVACSSSCPVMFNKLWGTTLFMAGFFTPGSVMVGIYGKIFAVSRKHARAINSLPENQNNQMRKDKKAAKTLGIVMGVFLLCWFPCFFTILLDPFLNFSTPVVLFDALTWFGYFNSPCNPLIYGFFYPWFRRALKCILLGKIFSSRFHTTDLFTQKETE from the coding sequence ATGTATTCATTTATGGCTGCAGCCATATTCATCACGGTGTTTGGCAACCTCGCCATGATAATATCCATTTCCTTCTTCAAGCAGCTTCACACACCAACCAACTTCCTCATCCTCTCCATGGCAGTCACTGACTTCCTCCTGGGGCTCACCATCATGCCCTACAGTATGGTCAGATCGGTGGAGACTTGCTGGTATTTCGGGCTTACATTTTGCAAGATTCATTACAGTTTTGACCTGATGCTTAGCATAACGTCCATTTTCCATCTTTGCTCTGTGGCTATTGACAGATTTTATGCTATCTGTTACCCTTTACGTTATTGCACGAAAATGACAATTCCCCTCATCAAGCGGTTGCTATTTCTCTGCTGGTCGGTTCCCGGAGCATTTGCTTTCGGGGTGGTCTTCTCGGAGGCCTACGCCGACGGGATTGAGGGCTACGATATACTGGTGGCCTGTTCCAGTTCCTGTCCAGTGATGTTCAACAAGTTATGGGGGACCACCTTGTTCATGGCAGGGTTCTTCACTCCTGGGTCTGTGATGGTGGGGATTTATGGCAAGATTTTTGCGGTATCAAGAAAACATGCTCGAGCAATCAATAGCTTGCCCGAAAATCAAAATAATCAAATGAGGAAAGACAAAAAAGCGGCCAAAACTTTAGGAATAGTGATGGGTGTTTTCTTACTATGTTGGTTTCCCTGTTTTTTCACAATTTTATTGGATCCCTTTTTGAACTTCTCTACTCCTGTAGTTCTGTTTGATGCCTTGACATGGTTTGGCTATTTTAACTCCCCGTGTAATCCCTTAATATACGGTTTCTTCTATCCCTGGTTTCGCAGAGCGCTGAAGTGCATTTTACTAGGTAAAATTTTCAGCTCACGTTTCCATACTACTGATCTGTTTACTCAAAAAGAAACGGAATAG